The Pseudomonas sp. DG56-2 genome contains a region encoding:
- a CDS encoding CoA-acylating methylmalonate-semialdehyde dehydrogenase, translating to MNASLTPGQTKVEQVKLLIDGQWVESKTSEWRDVVNPATQQVLARVPFATVEEVDAAIAAGQRAFKTWRDTPIGARMRIMLKLQALIREHSKRIAVVLSAEQGKTIADAEGDIFRGLEVVEHACSIGSLQMGEFAENVAGGVDTYTLRQPIGVCAGITPFNFPAMIPLWMFPMAIVCGNTFVLKPSEQDPLSTMMLVELALEAGVPAGVLNVVHGGKQVVDALCTHTDIKAISFVGSTEVGTHVYNLAGQHGKRVQSMMGAKNHAVVLPDANRTQTLNALVGAGFGAAGQRCMATSVAVLVGKAREWLPELKALAANLKVNAGSEPGTDVGPLISKRAKERVLGLIESGIQEGAKLELDGRDVSVPGFEQGNFVGPTLFSGVTTDMQIYTQEIFGPVLVVLEVDTLDEAIALVNRNPFGNGTGLFTQSGAAARKFQNEIDVGQVGINIPIPVPVPYFSFTGSRGSKLGDLGPYGKQVVQFYTQTKTVTSRWFDDDSVNDGVNTTISLR from the coding sequence ATGAACGCATCCCTTACTCCCGGCCAAACCAAGGTCGAGCAGGTCAAGCTGCTGATCGACGGCCAATGGGTCGAATCGAAGACCAGCGAATGGCGCGACGTGGTCAATCCGGCCACGCAACAAGTGCTCGCCCGTGTGCCGTTCGCCACTGTCGAAGAAGTTGATGCAGCCATCGCTGCCGGCCAGCGTGCTTTCAAGACCTGGCGCGACACGCCGATCGGCGCACGCATGCGCATCATGCTCAAGCTCCAGGCGCTTATCCGTGAGCATTCCAAGCGTATCGCTGTGGTACTGAGCGCCGAGCAAGGCAAGACCATCGCCGATGCTGAAGGCGATATTTTCCGCGGCCTGGAAGTGGTCGAGCATGCGTGCAGCATCGGCAGCCTGCAAATGGGCGAGTTCGCTGAGAACGTCGCTGGTGGTGTCGATACCTATACTCTACGTCAGCCAATTGGGGTGTGCGCGGGCATTACGCCGTTCAACTTCCCGGCGATGATTCCGCTGTGGATGTTCCCGATGGCCATCGTCTGCGGTAATACCTTCGTCCTGAAACCGTCCGAGCAGGATCCGCTGTCGACCATGATGCTGGTGGAGCTGGCTCTGGAAGCCGGTGTTCCGGCCGGTGTGCTGAACGTGGTACATGGCGGCAAGCAGGTGGTCGACGCCCTGTGCACTCACACTGACATCAAGGCCATTTCCTTTGTCGGTTCCACAGAGGTGGGCACCCACGTCTACAACCTCGCAGGTCAGCACGGCAAACGCGTGCAGTCGATGATGGGCGCGAAGAACCACGCCGTGGTGCTGCCGGACGCCAACCGTACGCAAACCCTGAACGCCCTGGTCGGTGCCGGCTTCGGCGCGGCTGGCCAGCGCTGCATGGCGACTTCGGTGGCGGTATTGGTCGGCAAGGCGCGTGAGTGGCTGCCCGAACTCAAGGCGCTGGCTGCAAACCTCAAGGTCAACGCCGGTAGCGAACCTGGCACTGACGTCGGTCCGCTGATTTCCAAGCGTGCCAAGGAGCGCGTGCTGGGTCTGATCGAAAGCGGCATCCAGGAAGGTGCCAAGCTTGAGCTCGATGGCCGTGATGTGAGTGTGCCAGGCTTTGAGCAGGGCAACTTCGTCGGGCCAACCCTGTTCTCCGGGGTGACCACCGACATGCAGATCTACACCCAGGAAATCTTCGGCCCCGTACTGGTGGTGCTGGAAGTCGACACCCTCGACGAAGCCATTGCCCTGGTCAACCGCAACCCGTTTGGTAACGGTACTGGCCTGTTCACCCAAAGTGGTGCTGCGGCGCGCAAGTTCCAGAACGAAATCGACGTCGGCCAGGTCGGAATCAATATCCCGATTCCCGTGCCGGTCCCGTATTTCAGCTTCACCGGTTCGCGTGGTTCAAAACTTGGCGACCTGGGCCCGTACGGCAAGCAAGTGGTGCAGTTCTACACTCAGACCAAGACCGTCACCAGCCGCTGGTTCGATGACGACAGTGTCAACGACGGTGTGAACACCACTATCAGCCTGCGCTAA
- a CDS encoding bacteriocin immunity protein, which yields MKKDISDCTEDEFISFMLKLLAENKSATDDVLDVLLDQFCEVTGHPDGTDLIYYPENGSSGSAQDVTRVVKEWRAAQGLPGFKD from the coding sequence ATGAAAAAAGATATCAGCGACTGCACCGAAGACGAATTCATCAGCTTCATGCTCAAGCTGCTGGCTGAAAACAAATCAGCAACTGATGACGTGTTAGATGTTCTGCTGGACCAATTTTGTGAAGTTACCGGTCATCCAGATGGTACCGACCTCATTTACTACCCAGAAAATGGATCAAGCGGATCGGCGCAAGACGTCACGCGGGTGGTGAAGGAATGGCGTGCTGCTCAGGGCTTGCCGGGATTCAAAGACTAA
- a CDS encoding OmpA family protein — MLLALAGCQSTPPKGLTAEQIAMLKQQGFQLTDEGWEFGLSGKVLFGSDLDSLNSESRAIVERIGTSLLSVGIQRVRVDGHTDSSGKAAYNEQLSLRRAKSVANVLTAIGMRAENVETRGLGSRVPVASNDTRAGRMENRRVAIIVASD, encoded by the coding sequence ATGCTGCTGGCCCTGGCGGGTTGCCAGAGCACACCACCCAAAGGCCTGACTGCTGAGCAGATCGCCATGCTCAAGCAACAAGGATTCCAATTGACCGATGAAGGCTGGGAGTTCGGCTTGTCGGGTAAAGTATTGTTCGGTAGCGACCTGGATTCACTCAACAGCGAGAGCCGAGCCATCGTCGAGCGTATTGGCACGTCGCTGTTGTCGGTGGGCATCCAGCGCGTGCGCGTTGATGGTCACACCGATTCTTCCGGCAAGGCGGCCTACAACGAGCAACTGTCGCTGCGTCGTGCAAAGAGCGTGGCCAACGTGCTCACGGCCATTGGCATGCGCGCGGAAAACGTCGAAACCCGAGGCTTGGGCAGTCGCGTACCGGTGGCCAGCAATGACACCCGCGCCGGCCGAATGGAAAACCGCCGGGTCGCCATCATTGTCGCCTCCGACTAA
- a CDS encoding YfiR family protein, protein MKVAASTSGRVTSPGRSLVAAFSLLFATLACAESTQTSSMAEQRASAVTQVVLGILSYARWPVEPTQLRLCLVGPTEYTDDLVKGTTQATGRALVVRRLLAGDPRIANECDAVYLGQMSEDERRQLFSAIAGHPVLSISEADDLCTVGSVFCLRVSDQQVAFDVNLDSVSRSGVRIHPSVLQLSRRRAAHP, encoded by the coding sequence ATGAAAGTGGCCGCCTCGACATCGGGACGTGTAACGAGTCCTGGGCGCTCGCTGGTGGCCGCTTTTTCCTTGCTGTTTGCCACCCTGGCCTGCGCCGAATCAACGCAGACTTCAAGTATGGCCGAGCAACGTGCTTCTGCCGTAACTCAGGTAGTGCTGGGCATACTCAGCTACGCGCGCTGGCCGGTGGAGCCGACGCAGCTGCGTTTGTGTCTGGTTGGCCCCACCGAGTACACCGACGACCTGGTAAAGGGCACCACGCAGGCTACAGGCCGTGCATTGGTGGTAAGGCGCTTGCTGGCCGGGGATCCGCGCATTGCCAATGAATGCGACGCGGTTTATCTCGGCCAGATGAGCGAGGATGAACGACGCCAGTTGTTCAGTGCCATTGCTGGTCATCCGGTCTTGAGCATCAGTGAGGCCGACGACCTTTGCACCGTCGGCAGTGTGTTTTGCCTGCGTGTTAGCGACCAGCAGGTGGCGTTCGACGTCAATCTTGATTCAGTCTCGCGTAGCGGCGTACGCATCCACCCCTCTGTGTTGCAATTGTCGCGTCGGCGGGCGGCACATCCATGA
- a CDS encoding LysR family transcriptional regulator: MQKNITSLGALNWDDLKFFLEVARTRKASSAAKRLGVDYTTVSRRISSLESALGTLLFEKSRTNGFVLTAEGQRLLSYAESIESTLHMACEQVSGSGVALSGHVRMGCTEGFGSFFVTPQLSHFVDAYPAISVDILPLPHFISLSKREADIVIALERPEHGPYVCCKLCDYRLRLYATQEYLDSHEPITRSSDLARHQFISYVDDLAFSSELLYLANLIPSASANLRSTSVIAQYVAAQQGRGLAILPCFLAAQDPRLVAILPDEVEITRQFWMYCREDLRKLKRITLLWDYIRGVTERNAPLLMGESRTMSFAD; the protein is encoded by the coding sequence ATGCAAAAAAACATCACTTCGCTAGGCGCTTTGAACTGGGACGACCTGAAGTTTTTTCTGGAGGTAGCCCGTACCCGCAAGGCCAGCAGCGCGGCCAAGCGCCTCGGGGTGGACTACACCACGGTGTCCCGACGCATCAGTTCGCTGGAAAGCGCATTGGGCACCCTGCTCTTCGAGAAATCGCGGACCAACGGCTTTGTCCTGACCGCTGAGGGCCAGCGCCTGCTCAGCTACGCCGAGTCGATCGAAAGCACCCTGCACATGGCTTGCGAACAGGTATCGGGCTCCGGCGTGGCGCTGTCCGGGCATGTGCGCATGGGCTGCACCGAAGGCTTTGGCAGTTTTTTTGTTACACCGCAGTTGAGCCACTTCGTCGATGCCTACCCGGCTATCTCGGTGGACATCCTGCCGCTGCCGCATTTCATCAGCCTGTCCAAGCGCGAAGCAGACATCGTCATCGCCCTGGAACGACCAGAGCACGGTCCCTACGTATGCTGCAAATTGTGCGACTACCGCCTGCGCCTATACGCCACCCAGGAATATCTGGACAGCCATGAACCAATCACCCGCAGCAGCGACCTGGCGCGTCATCAATTCATCAGCTACGTCGACGACCTGGCCTTCAGCTCGGAGTTGCTGTACCTGGCCAACCTGATCCCCTCCGCCAGTGCCAATCTGCGCAGCACCAGCGTGATCGCCCAGTACGTGGCGGCTCAACAGGGCCGTGGGCTGGCGATCCTGCCCTGCTTTCTGGCCGCACAAGACCCACGCCTGGTAGCGATACTGCCCGATGAGGTGGAGATTACCCGGCAATTCTGGATGTACTGCCGCGAGGACTTGCGCAAGTTGAAGCGGATTACCCTGTTGTGGGATTACATCCGTGGGGTGACCGAGCGCAACGCACCGCTGTTGATGGGCGAGTCGCGCACGATGAGCTTCGCCGACTGA
- a CDS encoding bacteriocin immunity protein yields the protein MKNTISDYTENEFVDLLQRIISHDDTQPEVDKLVFHFEEVSEHPAGSDLIFYPEDDADDSAAGITQTVKEWRATQGLPGFKD from the coding sequence ATGAAAAACACAATCAGCGACTACACAGAAAACGAATTTGTAGACCTGCTACAGCGCATCATTAGTCACGATGACACGCAGCCGGAAGTGGACAAGCTAGTGTTCCACTTTGAAGAGGTGAGCGAGCACCCTGCTGGGTCTGATTTGATTTTCTACCCAGAAGACGATGCCGATGATTCAGCGGCTGGCATTACGCAAACGGTGAAAGAATGGCGTGCTACTCAGGGCCTGCCGGGATTCAAAGACTGA
- a CDS encoding diguanylate cyclase domain-containing protein gives MIGFGWGNQRPTLRAVLGRRHLSVALLAVGLAGISLTLLGVLALRSYANHNLHLIARSINYTVEAAVVFNDSSAANEALALIASTEELADVKVFDDSNQLMASWHRSDDSLLARMEQQVAHMLLDEPVTLPVMHQGQQVGRIELIGQGGSLMRFLLSGLAGIIFCTALSVVGALYLSRRMFGDIVGPLRSLATVAHAARRERSFDRRVPSAQIAELNELGNDFNALLDELESWQNHLQRENRSLAHKASHDSLTGLPNRAFFEGRLSRTLRNASKYQENMALLFLDSDNFKDINDSHGHAAGDEVLVSVANRVRSQLRESDLVARLGGDEFAVLLAPLHSREDAMRIAEKIIASMHVPIYLSAGQSIVTSLSVGIAYFPDDGLTPSDLLQAADAAMYQAKRNTRGQWQTAETEHSANQVKNRS, from the coding sequence ATGATCGGTTTTGGCTGGGGAAACCAGCGTCCGACCTTACGTGCGGTGCTTGGGCGTCGCCATTTGAGCGTGGCCTTGCTGGCCGTCGGCTTGGCAGGTATTTCCCTGACGTTGCTGGGGGTGCTGGCGTTGCGGTCATATGCCAACCACAACCTGCACTTGATCGCGCGCTCGATCAACTACACGGTCGAGGCCGCCGTGGTGTTCAATGACAGCAGCGCGGCCAATGAAGCCCTGGCCTTGATCGCGTCCACGGAAGAACTGGCCGACGTCAAGGTGTTCGATGACAGCAACCAACTGATGGCGAGCTGGCATCGCAGTGACGACAGCCTGCTGGCGCGGATGGAACAACAAGTTGCGCACATGTTGCTGGATGAGCCGGTCACCTTACCGGTAATGCATCAGGGGCAGCAGGTCGGTCGCATCGAATTGATCGGACAGGGGGGGAGCTTGATGCGCTTCCTGCTCAGTGGCTTGGCCGGCATCATTTTTTGCACAGCGCTCAGTGTCGTGGGGGCCTTGTACCTGTCGCGGCGTATGTTCGGTGATATCGTCGGGCCTTTGCGCAGCTTGGCCACGGTCGCCCACGCTGCGCGCCGCGAGCGCAGTTTCGACCGCCGCGTGCCATCAGCACAGATTGCCGAACTCAATGAGTTAGGCAACGACTTCAATGCCCTGCTCGACGAACTGGAAAGCTGGCAGAACCATCTGCAGCGCGAGAATCGGAGCCTGGCGCACAAGGCCAGTCACGACAGTCTGACCGGTTTGCCCAATCGCGCCTTTTTCGAAGGCAGACTCAGCCGCACGTTGCGCAATGCCAGCAAATACCAGGAGAACATGGCGCTGCTGTTTCTCGACAGCGACAACTTCAAGGACATCAATGACAGCCATGGCCATGCCGCGGGCGATGAAGTACTGGTGAGTGTTGCCAACCGGGTGCGCTCACAACTGCGCGAGAGTGACCTGGTGGCCCGTTTGGGGGGCGACGAGTTTGCCGTGCTGCTGGCGCCGCTGCACAGTCGTGAAGATGCCATGCGCATCGCCGAGAAAATCATTGCCAGCATGCATGTGCCGATCTACCTGTCGGCAGGACAAAGTATTGTCACCTCGTTGAGTGTCGGTATTGCCTATTTCCCGGATGATGGTCTGACGCCATCGGACTTGCTTCAAGCCGCCGATGCGGCGATGTACCAGGCCAAACGCAACACCCGAGGCCAGTGGCAAACGGCAGAGACGGAGCACTCTGCCAATCAAGTAAAAAACAGGAGCTGA